Proteins encoded in a region of the Botrytis cinerea B05.10 chromosome 11, complete sequence genome:
- the Bcrpt5 gene encoding Bcrpt5: MSTLEDLDDLEREQKEEKKDDGDKDKKPTQTNDADAEMKDAESEKEEDPIDEEIYSLGTQDILTRKRLLENDSRIMKSEFQRLSHEKAAMGEKIKDNLEKIENNRQLPYLVGNVVELLDLDPTAESAEEGANIDLDATRVGKSAVIKTSTRQTIFLPLIGLVDPDELKPGDLIGVNKDSYLVLDTLPAEYDSRVKAMEVDEKPTEKYTDVGGLDKQIEELVEAIVWPMKEADRFKKIGIKAPKGALMYGPPGTGKTLLARACAAQTDATFLKLAGPQLVQMFIGDGAKLVRDCFALAKEKAPAIIFIDELDAVGTKRFDSEKSGDREVQRTMLELLNQLDGFASDDRIKVLAATNRVDVLDPALLRSGRLDRKIEFPLPNEEARAQILKIHSRKMTVDDAVNWPELARSTDEFGGAQLKAVCVEAGMIALRMGKNKISHEHYVDAIAEVQAKKKDTVNFYA, translated from the exons ATGTCTACATTAGAAGATCTCGATGATCTCGAGAGGGAgcaaaaggaagagaagaaggacgATGGCGACAAGGACAAGAAGCCAACCCAAACTAATGATGCCGATGCTGAAATGAAAGATGCTGAATctgaaaaggaagaggacCCTATAGATGAGGAGATCTATAGCTTAGGCACACAAGATATTCTCACGAGGAAACGACTTTTAGAGAATGATTCTCGAATCATGAAGAGCGAGTTTCAACGTTTATCACATGAGAAGGCTGCAATGGGCGAGAAGATCAAGGACAACCTTGAAAAGATCGAAAATAACAG ACAACTACCATACCTTGTTGGAAACGTTGTTGAGTTACTCGATCTCGACCCAACAGCTGAGTCTGCTGAAGAAGGCGCAAATATCGATCTCGATGCTACCAGAGTCGGAAAATCTGCAGTTATTAAAACCTCTACTCGACAAACCATATTCCTTCCATTAATTGGTCTGGTTGACCCAGATGAGTTGAAGCCAGGTGATTTGATTGGTGTCAACAAGGATTCATATCTCGTACTCGATACATTACCTGCGGAATATGATAGCAGAGTCAAGGCAATGGAAGTCGACGAGAAACCTACGGAAAAATACACAGATGTGGGAGGGTTGGACAAACAGATTGAGGAATTGGTTGAAGCAATTGTATGGCCAATGAAGGAGGCCGATCGTTTCAAGAAGATTGGTATCAAGGCGCCCAAAG GTGCTCTTATGTATGGTCCTCCTGGTACTGGAAAAACACTCCTCGCGAGAGCTTGCGCCGCGCAAACAGATGCAACCTTCCTCAAACTCGCTGGCCCTCAACTCGTACAAATGTTCATTGGTGACGGTGCCAAGTTAGTACGAGATTGTTTTGCATTAGCTAAGGAAAAGGCACCAgcaatcatcttcatcgacGAACTGGATGCTGTTGGTACAAAACGTTTCGATAGTGAGAAGAGCGGAGACCGTGAAGTGCAAAGAACTATGTTGGAGCTACTAAATCAACTTGATGGATTTGCCTCGGATGATCGTATTAAGGTGTTGGCAGCAACCAACAGAGTTGATGTTCTTGATCCTGCTTTACTTCGTTCTGGTCGTCTCGATAGAAAGATTGAGTTCCCTCTACCAAACGAAGAAGCTCGTGcccaaattttgaagattcacAGCCGTAAAATGACTGTTGATGATGCCGTCAACTGGCCCGAATTGGCACGAAGTACAGATGAGTTTGGTGGGGCCCAGTTGAAGGCGGTATGTGTGGAAGCTGGTATGATTGCACTTAGAATGGGAAAGAACAAGATCAGCCACGAACATTATGTCGATGCCATTGCGGAGGTCCAAGCTAAGAAGAAGG ACACTGTCAATTTCTACGCATAG